Proteins encoded in a region of the Mycobacterium branderi genome:
- the uvrB gene encoding excinuclease ABC subunit UvrB has product MAFATEHPVVAHSEYRPAAEDVEGLVRAGGRFEVVSPHDPAGDQPAAIDELERRIKAGEKDVVLLGATGTGKSATTAWLIERLQRPTLVMEPNKTLAAQMANELREMLPHNAVEYFVSYYDYYQPEAYIAQTDTYIEKDSSINDDVERLRHSATSALLSRRDVVVVASVSCIYGLGTPQSYLDRSVELRVGEEVPRDALLRLLVDVQYTRNDLSFTRGSFRVRGDTVEIIPSYEELAVRIEYFGDEVEALYYLHPLTGEVIRRVDSLRIFPATHYVAGPERMAHAISTIEQELAERLAELEGQGKLLEAQRLRMRTNYDIEMMRQVGFCSGIENYSRHIDGRGPGSPPATLLDYFPEDFLLVIDESHVTVPQIGGMYEGDMSRKRNLVEYGFRLPSACDNRPLTWEEFASRIGQTVYLSATPGPYELSQTGGEFVEQVIRPTGLVDPKVVVKPTKGQIDDLIGEIRKRAQADERVLVTTLTKKMAEDLTDYLLEMGIRVRYLHSEVDTLRRVELLRQLRLGEFDVLVGINLLREGLDLPEVSLVSILDADKEGFLRSTRSLIQTIGRAARNVSGEVHLYADTMTDSMREAIDETERRRAKQIAYNREHGIDPKPLRKKIADILDRVYTEADDTETVELGSGRSISRGRRAQGEPGRAVSAGIVEGRDTTNMPRAELADLIKDLTAQMMAAARDLQFELAARFRDEIADLKKELRGMDAAGLK; this is encoded by the coding sequence ATGGCTTTCGCTACCGAACACCCGGTGGTCGCGCACTCGGAGTACCGCCCTGCCGCAGAGGACGTGGAGGGGTTGGTGCGCGCCGGTGGCCGCTTCGAGGTGGTCAGCCCGCATGACCCGGCCGGCGACCAGCCGGCCGCCATCGACGAGCTCGAGCGCCGGATCAAGGCGGGGGAGAAGGATGTGGTGCTGCTCGGCGCCACGGGCACCGGCAAGTCGGCCACCACCGCGTGGCTTATCGAGCGGCTGCAGCGGCCCACCCTGGTGATGGAGCCGAACAAGACGCTGGCAGCGCAGATGGCCAATGAGTTGCGGGAGATGTTGCCGCACAACGCTGTTGAGTACTTCGTGTCGTACTACGACTATTACCAGCCCGAGGCGTATATCGCGCAGACCGATACCTACATCGAGAAGGACAGCTCGATCAACGACGACGTGGAGCGGCTGCGGCACTCCGCGACGTCGGCGCTGCTTTCGCGGCGCGACGTGGTGGTCGTCGCCTCGGTGTCGTGCATCTACGGCCTGGGCACCCCGCAGTCCTACCTGGACCGGTCCGTCGAGCTACGGGTGGGCGAGGAGGTGCCGCGGGATGCGCTGCTGCGGCTGCTGGTCGACGTGCAGTACACCCGCAACGACCTGTCGTTCACCCGCGGCTCGTTCCGCGTCCGCGGCGACACCGTGGAGATCATCCCGTCGTACGAGGAACTGGCCGTCCGCATCGAATACTTCGGCGACGAGGTCGAGGCGCTGTACTACCTGCACCCGCTGACCGGTGAGGTGATCCGCCGGGTGGACTCGCTGCGGATCTTCCCGGCCACGCACTACGTCGCCGGCCCGGAGCGGATGGCCCACGCGATCTCCACGATCGAGCAGGAGCTGGCCGAACGGCTGGCCGAACTGGAGGGCCAGGGCAAGCTGCTGGAGGCTCAGCGGCTGCGGATGCGCACCAACTACGACATCGAGATGATGCGCCAGGTCGGCTTCTGCTCGGGTATCGAGAACTACTCGAGACACATCGACGGTCGCGGCCCGGGATCGCCGCCCGCCACTTTGCTGGACTACTTCCCGGAGGATTTCCTGCTCGTCATCGACGAGTCGCACGTCACCGTGCCGCAGATCGGCGGCATGTACGAGGGCGACATGTCCCGCAAGCGCAACCTGGTCGAGTACGGCTTCCGGCTGCCGTCGGCGTGCGACAACCGCCCACTGACCTGGGAGGAGTTCGCGTCCCGGATTGGGCAGACGGTGTACCTGTCGGCCACCCCGGGCCCGTACGAGCTCAGCCAGACCGGCGGCGAGTTCGTCGAGCAGGTGATTCGCCCGACCGGGCTGGTGGATCCCAAGGTGGTGGTCAAGCCGACCAAGGGCCAGATCGACGACCTGATCGGCGAGATCCGCAAACGCGCCCAGGCCGACGAGCGGGTGCTGGTGACGACGCTGACCAAGAAGATGGCCGAGGATCTCACCGACTATCTGCTCGAGATGGGCATCCGGGTGCGCTACCTGCACTCCGAGGTCGACACGCTGCGCCGGGTCGAACTGCTGCGCCAGCTCCGGCTCGGCGAGTTCGACGTGCTGGTCGGCATCAACCTGCTTCGCGAAGGCCTGGACCTGCCCGAGGTGTCGCTGGTGTCGATCCTCGACGCCGACAAGGAGGGCTTCCTGCGGTCGACGCGCAGCCTGATCCAGACGATCGGGCGCGCCGCCCGCAACGTCTCCGGCGAAGTGCACCTCTACGCCGACACCATGACCGACTCGATGCGCGAGGCCATCGACGAGACCGAGCGGCGGCGGGCCAAGCAGATCGCCTACAACCGCGAGCACGGCATCGATCCGAAGCCGCTGCGCAAGAAGATCGCCGACATCCTCGACCGCGTCTACACCGAAGCCGACGACACCGAGACCGTCGAGCTCGGCTCGGGGCGCAGTATTTCGCGCGGCCGGCGGGCGCAGGGTGAGCCGGGGCGGGCGGTCAGCGCAGGCATCGTCGAAGGCCGCGACACGACCAATATGCCGCGGGCCGAATTGGCCGACCTGATCAAGGATTTGACCGCGCAGATGATGGCCGCGGCGCGGGATCTGCAGTTCGAACTGGCCGCGCGGTTCCGCGACGAGATCGCCGACCTGAAGAAGGAACTGCGCGGGATGGACGCCGCCGGCTTGAAGTGA
- a CDS encoding DNA polymerase ligase N-terminal domain-containing protein — translation MALTEYRQKRRSGRSPEPRARRRTRQRRGEPHFVIQHHAARTDHYDFRLEIDGVLASWAIPKGPSTNPKDKRMARRTEDHPLDYEEFEGIIPEGEYGAGGVIVWDRGTYTNASDQEMAEGLDRGHLSFRLNGEKLRGGYALTRMRGGDDEAWLLVKRKDDDADARRNPVRSQPESVLSGRTLDQLS, via the coding sequence ATGGCACTCACCGAATACCGGCAGAAGCGGCGGTCGGGCCGCAGCCCCGAGCCACGGGCGCGACGGCGGACGCGACAGCGCCGCGGTGAACCGCACTTCGTCATCCAGCATCACGCGGCCCGCACCGACCACTACGATTTCCGGCTCGAGATCGACGGCGTGCTCGCATCATGGGCAATACCCAAGGGCCCGTCAACGAACCCGAAGGACAAGCGGATGGCGCGCCGCACCGAGGACCACCCGCTGGATTACGAGGAGTTCGAGGGCATCATCCCCGAAGGGGAATACGGGGCCGGCGGCGTGATCGTCTGGGACCGCGGCACCTACACCAACGCCAGCGACCAGGAGATGGCGGAGGGGCTTGACCGCGGGCACCTGTCGTTTCGGCTGAACGGCGAGAAGTTGCGCGGCGGCTACGCGCTCACCCGGATGCGCGGGGGCGATGACGAGGCGTGGCTGCTGGTCAAACGCAAGGATGACGACGCCGACGCCCGCCGTAACCCGGTGCGCAGCCAGCCCGAATCGGTGCTGTCCGGGCGCACCCTGGACCAGCTGTCGTGA
- a CDS encoding Fpg/Nei family DNA glycosylase, producing the protein MPELPDVEGFRRELADTLPGRRVRHVEVRDAGVLRNTSPRSLGRALRGRRFDAPRRHGKWLILPTDGPTLLVHSGMTGRPYYTSGGDEPDGPVRLAVALDRGELRYADLRKLRGVWLATGDDDVARVTDPQGPDALDIDLPTFRDVLSGRRGGLKATLMDQSVIAGLGNLLTDEICWQARLHPSRAIAGLDADEIKRMHATMRRVLRTAVRHGCVPALPRWLTGARDEPDPSCPRCGARLKRGRVGGRTSVWCPRCQPA; encoded by the coding sequence ATGCCTGAACTGCCGGACGTGGAAGGCTTCCGCCGCGAGCTGGCCGACACTCTGCCCGGCCGGCGGGTGCGGCACGTCGAGGTGCGCGACGCTGGCGTGCTGCGCAACACCAGTCCCCGGTCGCTCGGACGGGCATTGCGCGGCCGCCGCTTCGACGCCCCACGGCGGCACGGCAAATGGCTGATCCTGCCGACCGACGGCCCGACGCTGCTGGTGCACAGCGGCATGACAGGCCGCCCATACTACACATCCGGTGGCGACGAGCCAGATGGCCCCGTGCGGCTGGCGGTGGCGCTGGATCGCGGCGAGCTTCGCTACGCCGACCTTCGCAAGCTGCGCGGGGTGTGGCTCGCCACCGGCGACGACGACGTGGCCCGCGTGACGGACCCGCAGGGACCCGACGCCCTGGACATCGACCTGCCGACGTTCCGGGATGTGCTTTCTGGCCGACGCGGCGGGCTGAAGGCGACACTGATGGACCAGTCGGTGATCGCGGGGCTGGGCAACTTGCTCACCGACGAAATCTGCTGGCAGGCAAGGCTGCATCCATCCCGCGCGATCGCCGGCCTGGACGCCGACGAAATCAAGCGGATGCACGCCACCATGCGGCGGGTGCTGCGCACCGCGGTCCGCCACGGCTGTGTCCCCGCGCTGCCGCGGTGGCTCACCGGCGCGCGAGACGAGCCGGACCCCAGTTGCCCGCGCTGCGGTGCGCGGTTGAAGCGCGGGCGGGTCGGCGGGCGCACCTCGGTGTGGTGCCCACGCTGCCAGCCTGCCTAG
- the ligD gene encoding non-homologous end-joining DNA ligase produces the protein MGAVRAHPGPAVVTGLPDEPVPDWRAPMLATLTDRRFSDPHWIFERKFDGERCLAFRDGDQLRLLSRNRQPLNGTYPELADALAAQRTAQFVVDGEVVAFRGRRTSFARLQGRLGITNPKQARATGIPVFYYIFDLLHVDGHRTTELPLTLRKRLLRKAFQFADPLRFTTHRVRNGEEAYRAACARGDEGVIAKLADAPYTGGRSTNWLKFKCVRDQEFVVGGYTAPKGSRLELGALLVGYYKGRDFVYAGKVGTGFDDATLRSLHRRLSTVEQDASPFTRGVPRDRETRWVRPELVVEVGFSEWTRDGKLRHPRYIGLRTDKEAREVVRETR, from the coding sequence ATCGGTGCTGTCCGGGCGCACCCTGGACCAGCTGTCGTGACCGGCCTGCCCGACGAGCCGGTGCCCGACTGGCGGGCGCCCATGCTGGCCACTCTGACCGACCGTCGGTTTTCCGACCCGCACTGGATCTTCGAGCGCAAATTCGACGGCGAGCGGTGCCTCGCCTTCCGCGACGGCGACCAACTGCGACTGCTGTCACGGAATCGCCAGCCGCTCAACGGAACCTATCCGGAATTGGCCGACGCTCTCGCGGCGCAACGCACAGCCCAGTTCGTGGTGGATGGCGAGGTGGTGGCATTCCGGGGCCGGCGGACCAGCTTCGCCCGGCTACAGGGACGCCTGGGTATCACCAACCCCAAACAGGCCCGGGCAACGGGGATACCGGTGTTCTACTACATTTTCGACCTGCTGCACGTGGACGGCCATCGCACCACCGAACTGCCGCTGACATTGCGTAAACGACTGCTGCGCAAGGCGTTCCAGTTCGCCGACCCGCTGCGGTTCACAACCCACCGGGTGCGGAACGGCGAGGAGGCTTACCGCGCCGCCTGCGCGCGCGGCGACGAGGGTGTGATCGCCAAGCTGGCCGACGCGCCGTATACGGGTGGCCGGTCGACGAATTGGCTGAAGTTCAAGTGCGTCCGCGACCAGGAGTTCGTGGTTGGCGGCTACACCGCGCCGAAAGGCAGCCGGCTCGAGCTGGGTGCGCTGCTCGTCGGCTACTACAAGGGACGCGACTTCGTCTACGCCGGCAAAGTGGGTACCGGATTCGACGATGCGACGCTGCGCAGCCTGCACAGGCGGCTGTCAACTGTCGAGCAAGACGCGTCGCCCTTTACTCGAGGCGTACCACGTGATCGCGAAACTCGTTGGGTGCGTCCAGAACTCGTTGTCGAGGTGGGGTTCAGCGAGTGGACCCGGGACGGCAAACTGCGCCATCCGCGCTACATCGGCCTGCGGACCGACAAAGAAGCTCGTGAGGTGGTCAGGGAGACACGCTGA
- the rpsA gene encoding 30S ribosomal protein S1, with protein sequence MPSPTVTSPQVAVNDIGSSEDFLAAIDKTIKYFNDGDIVEGTIVKVDRDEVLLDIGYKTEGVIPSRELSIKHDVDPNEVVSVGDKVEALVLTKEDKEGRLILSKKRAQYERAWGTIEALKEKDEAVKGTVIEVVKGGLILDIGLRGFLPASLVEMRRVRDLQPYIGKEIEAKIIELDKNRNNVVLSRRAWLEQTQSEVRSEFLNQLQKGAIRKGVVSSIVNFGAFVDLGGVDGLVHVSELSWKHIDHPSEVVQVGDEVTVEVLDVDMDRERVSLSLKATQEDPWRHFARTHAIGQIVPGKVTKLVPFGAFVRVEEGIEGLVHISELAERHVEVPDQVVAVGDDAMVKVIDIDLERRRISLSLKQANEDYTEEFDPAKYGMADSYDEQGNYIFPEGFDPETNEWLEGFEKQRAEWEARYAEAERRHKMHTAQMEKFAAAEHAEAEHGSGPANGSSDDDQSSGGSLASDAQLAALREKLAGSA encoded by the coding sequence ATGCCGAGTCCCACCGTCACCTCGCCCCAAGTAGCCGTCAACGACATCGGCTCGAGCGAGGACTTTCTCGCCGCCATCGACAAAACAATCAAATACTTCAACGATGGCGACATCGTCGAAGGGACCATAGTCAAGGTTGACCGGGACGAGGTCCTGCTCGACATCGGCTACAAGACCGAAGGGGTCATTCCCTCCCGCGAGTTGTCCATCAAGCACGACGTCGACCCCAACGAGGTGGTGTCCGTCGGCGACAAGGTCGAGGCGCTGGTTCTCACCAAGGAGGACAAAGAAGGCCGGCTGATCCTGTCCAAGAAGCGCGCGCAGTACGAGCGCGCGTGGGGCACGATCGAGGCGCTCAAGGAGAAGGACGAGGCCGTCAAGGGCACCGTCATCGAGGTCGTCAAGGGCGGCCTGATCCTCGACATCGGGTTGCGCGGCTTCTTGCCCGCGTCATTGGTCGAGATGCGCCGGGTGCGTGATCTGCAGCCGTACATCGGCAAGGAGATCGAGGCCAAGATCATCGAGCTGGACAAGAACCGCAACAACGTGGTGCTGAGCCGCCGGGCGTGGCTCGAGCAGACCCAGTCCGAGGTGCGCAGCGAGTTCCTCAACCAGCTGCAGAAGGGCGCCATCCGCAAGGGTGTGGTGTCCTCGATCGTCAACTTCGGCGCGTTCGTCGATCTCGGCGGGGTGGACGGTCTGGTGCACGTCTCCGAGCTGAGTTGGAAGCACATCGACCACCCGTCCGAGGTGGTGCAGGTCGGTGACGAGGTCACCGTCGAGGTGCTCGACGTCGACATGGACCGCGAGCGGGTTTCGTTGTCGCTCAAGGCAACCCAGGAAGACCCGTGGCGGCACTTCGCCCGCACGCACGCCATCGGCCAGATCGTGCCGGGCAAGGTCACCAAGCTGGTGCCGTTCGGCGCGTTCGTGCGCGTCGAGGAGGGCATCGAGGGCCTGGTGCACATCTCGGAGCTGGCTGAGCGGCACGTCGAGGTACCCGATCAGGTGGTCGCCGTCGGCGACGACGCGATGGTCAAGGTCATCGACATCGACCTGGAGCGGCGCCGGATCTCGTTGAGCCTCAAGCAGGCCAACGAGGACTACACCGAGGAGTTCGACCCCGCCAAGTACGGCATGGCCGATTCCTACGACGAGCAGGGCAACTACATCTTCCCCGAGGGCTTCGACCCCGAAACCAACGAGTGGCTCGAAGGTTTCGAAAAGCAGCGCGCCGAATGGGAGGCCCGCTACGCCGAGGCCGAGCGCCGGCACAAGATGCACACCGCGCAGATGGAGAAGTTCGCCGCCGCCGAGCACGCCGAGGCCGAGCACGGTTCAGGCCCGGCCAACGGGTCGTCAGACGACGATCAGTCCAGCGGCGGTTCGCTGGCCAGCGACGCGCAACTGGCCGCGCTGCGGGAGAAGCTCGCCGGCAGCGCATAA
- a CDS encoding DUF402 domain-containing protein, whose amino-acid sequence MRAVDEYTVRPWGLYMARPAPGRAQFHYLQSWLLPSLGLRATVFHFNPGHERDHDYYLDVGEYTPGPTAWRSEDHYLDLEVRTGMGAQLSDVDELLVAVRHHLISPEAAEQAVRRAATAVDGLARHGYDLQRWLATQGMELTWRAA is encoded by the coding sequence GTGCGGGCCGTCGACGAGTACACGGTGCGCCCCTGGGGCCTGTACATGGCCCGCCCGGCGCCGGGGCGCGCGCAATTCCACTACCTGCAGTCGTGGCTGCTGCCGTCGTTGGGCCTGCGGGCCACCGTCTTCCACTTCAATCCCGGTCACGAACGCGACCACGACTACTACCTCGACGTCGGCGAGTACACACCGGGCCCGACGGCGTGGCGTTCCGAGGACCACTACCTCGACCTGGAGGTCCGCACCGGTATGGGTGCGCAGTTGAGCGATGTCGACGAGCTGCTCGTCGCCGTCCGCCACCATCTGATCAGCCCCGAAGCCGCCGAGCAGGCGGTGCGGCGTGCGGCCACCGCCGTCGACGGCCTGGCCCGGCACGGCTACGACCTGCAACGCTGGCTGGCAACCCAGGGGATGGAACTGACCTGGCGCGCTGCGTAG
- a CDS encoding MFS transporter yields the protein MTNSAISSTGSWRLLLGRRYLATSTLLAGGVALYATNEFLTISLLPSTVADIGGERLYAWVTTLYLVGSVVAATTVYTALQRIGARRSYLLGLVVFALGSLVCAAAPSMEVLVAGRTLQGAAGGLLAGLGYAVINAALPRELWTRASALVSAMWGVATVVGPAMGGFFAQFGLWRWAFGAMAVLTAAMGLLVPVVLAAGRVDRGNAPPTLKVPVWSLLLLGTAALAVSVAEVPHNNVATAGLLVASLLLAGLFLVVDRRVSSAVLPPSAFGPGPLKWIYVTLTLLMAAAMVDMYVPLFGQRLAHLTPVVAGFLGAALAVGWTVSEIVSASLNSPRVVARVVAAAPLVMAVGLGLGAITQVDNAPLGVVAVWAFALLVTGAGIGVAWPHLSAWAMDCVDDPGEGGEAAAAINVVQLISGAFGAGLAGVVVNSAGGGAVMAARWLFAVFAVLAALGVLASYRATRGQS from the coding sequence GTGACCAACAGCGCGATATCCAGCACAGGCAGTTGGCGGCTACTGCTAGGCCGCCGATACCTGGCCACGTCGACGCTGCTGGCCGGCGGAGTGGCGCTGTACGCCACCAACGAGTTCCTGACGATCAGCCTGCTGCCCAGCACCGTCGCCGACATTGGCGGCGAGCGGCTGTACGCCTGGGTGACCACGCTGTATTTGGTGGGGTCGGTGGTGGCGGCCACCACCGTCTACACCGCGCTGCAGCGGATCGGGGCCCGCCGGTCGTACTTGTTGGGACTGGTGGTGTTCGCGCTCGGCAGCCTGGTATGCGCCGCGGCCCCCAGCATGGAAGTCCTGGTGGCCGGCCGCACCCTGCAGGGCGCGGCCGGCGGCCTGCTGGCCGGTTTGGGCTATGCGGTGATCAACGCCGCGCTGCCGCGTGAGCTGTGGACTCGGGCGTCGGCGCTGGTGTCGGCCATGTGGGGAGTCGCCACGGTGGTCGGGCCGGCGATGGGCGGCTTTTTCGCCCAGTTCGGCCTGTGGCGCTGGGCGTTCGGCGCGATGGCGGTACTCACCGCGGCGATGGGCCTGCTGGTCCCGGTCGTGCTGGCTGCGGGCCGGGTCGACCGGGGCAACGCGCCGCCGACGCTCAAGGTGCCGGTGTGGTCGCTGCTGTTGCTCGGCACTGCCGCGCTGGCGGTCAGCGTCGCCGAAGTTCCGCACAACAACGTCGCGACCGCCGGACTGCTCGTTGCCAGCCTGCTGCTGGCTGGGCTGTTCCTTGTCGTCGATCGGCGGGTGTCCTCAGCCGTGCTGCCGCCCAGCGCTTTTGGTCCGGGGCCGCTGAAGTGGATCTACGTGACCCTGACGTTGCTGATGGCCGCCGCCATGGTCGACATGTATGTGCCGCTTTTCGGTCAGCGACTGGCCCACCTGACTCCGGTGGTCGCCGGCTTTCTCGGGGCCGCGCTGGCGGTCGGCTGGACCGTCAGCGAGATCGTCAGCGCATCGCTGAACAGCCCACGCGTTGTTGCCCGTGTCGTCGCGGCCGCCCCGCTGGTCATGGCGGTCGGCCTGGGGCTGGGCGCGATCACCCAGGTCGACAATGCGCCGCTCGGCGTCGTCGCAGTCTGGGCGTTCGCGTTGCTGGTCACCGGGGCCGGGATCGGCGTGGCCTGGCCGCACTTGTCGGCGTGGGCGATGGACTGCGTCGACGATCCCGGCGAAGGCGGCGAGGCGGCAGCCGCCATCAACGTCGTGCAGCTGATCTCGGGAGCATTCGGCGCCGGACTGGCCGGTGTGGTGGTCAACAGCGCCGGGGGCGGGGCAGTCATGGCGGCCCGATGGCTGTTCGCGGTGTTCGCGGTGCTGGCCGCACTCGGTGTGCTGGCCTCCTACCGGGCCACTCGCGGCCAGAGTTAG
- the coaE gene encoding dephospho-CoA kinase, translating into MLRIGLTGGIGAGKSSVTATFAECGGIVVDADVIAREVVEPGTEGLAALVDAFGDDILLPDGALDRPALAAKAFGDEERRKTLNGIVHPLVGKRRAEIIASVPDDAVIVEDIPLLVESQMAPLFPLVVVVHADAEVRVRRLVEQRGMAEDDARARIAAQADDQARRAVADVWLDNSGTPEELVERAREVWNHRIAPFAHNLSAGRVTRPPTEEPVPADPAWAEQGRRIVARLQAACGAKALRVDHTGPTAVPGLAAKDVVDIQITVESLTTADELAEVLVSAGYPRIDDITADAPLTDDPVLWRKRIHGSADPGRPTSVHLRVDGWPNQQYALLLVDWLRANPDMPDYFQDTYRRAWEWAEATGWRP; encoded by the coding sequence ATGCTGCGCATCGGTCTGACCGGCGGCATCGGCGCCGGAAAGTCGTCGGTAACCGCGACTTTCGCGGAATGCGGTGGGATCGTCGTCGACGCTGACGTGATCGCCCGCGAAGTGGTCGAACCGGGCACCGAGGGGCTGGCGGCGCTCGTCGACGCGTTCGGCGACGACATTCTGCTGCCCGACGGGGCGTTGGATCGACCAGCGTTGGCGGCCAAGGCATTCGGCGACGAGGAACGTCGCAAGACGCTCAACGGGATCGTGCATCCGCTAGTCGGCAAGCGGCGCGCCGAGATCATCGCTTCTGTACCCGACGACGCCGTGATCGTCGAAGACATTCCGCTGCTGGTGGAGTCGCAGATGGCGCCGCTATTCCCGCTCGTCGTCGTCGTGCACGCCGACGCCGAAGTGCGGGTGCGCCGACTCGTAGAACAACGCGGCATGGCCGAAGACGACGCCCGCGCCCGCATCGCCGCGCAGGCCGACGACCAAGCACGTCGCGCCGTCGCCGATGTGTGGCTGGACAACTCCGGCACACCGGAGGAGCTGGTGGAGCGGGCCCGCGAGGTGTGGAATCACCGGATCGCGCCGTTCGCACACAATCTCAGCGCGGGCCGGGTGACCCGTCCGCCGACAGAAGAACCCGTGCCGGCCGATCCGGCCTGGGCCGAGCAGGGCCGGCGCATTGTGGCGAGGCTCCAAGCCGCCTGCGGCGCAAAAGCGTTGCGAGTCGATCACACCGGCCCCACGGCCGTGCCAGGCCTTGCCGCAAAGGACGTCGTCGACATCCAGATCACTGTCGAATCTCTCACTACTGCAGACGAACTCGCTGAGGTATTAGTGTCAGCGGGTTATCCGCGCATCGACGACATCACTGCGGACGCGCCGCTCACCGACGATCCTGTCCTATGGCGCAAGCGAATTCACGGCTCCGCGGACCCCGGTCGGCCGACCAGCGTGCACCTTCGGGTCGACGGCTGGCCCAATCAGCAGTATGCCCTGCTACTGGTGGACTGGCTGCGCGCCAATCCCGATATGCCGGACTACTTTCAGGACACCTATCGCCGCGCGTGGGAATGGGCTGAGGCGACGGGCTGGCGGCCCTAA
- a CDS encoding SCO6745 family protein, which produces MDAFAAGRLTRSLDAVHALVYFVPDANEKFGDLGLDFRTHYFASRSAPMGAVPANVVAATFYNFNPRLVASAIPAAWELASPQTVTRVRYEIVATALPRVLGEQLSESRELARAASLLRRVAESIPNADGRPLYAGHAELPWPDVPVVQLWHAITLLREYRGDGHIAVLVTEGLSGLEALITHTATGIGFSAESARRLRGWSTDEWTAVTEDLIARGIMRAAGELSPAGTELRSKIEDLTDELGYAPWRALSADEADELIGFAAVIREAVRAAEVFPAGVFGPRHGQAR; this is translated from the coding sequence GTGGACGCCTTCGCCGCCGGACGGCTGACTCGCTCTCTAGACGCCGTGCACGCGCTGGTCTACTTCGTGCCGGACGCCAACGAGAAGTTCGGCGACCTCGGCCTGGATTTCCGCACCCATTATTTCGCCAGCCGCTCCGCGCCGATGGGCGCTGTGCCGGCGAATGTCGTTGCGGCGACGTTTTATAACTTCAACCCGCGGCTGGTGGCCAGCGCGATACCGGCCGCCTGGGAGCTGGCGTCGCCGCAGACGGTGACCCGGGTTCGCTACGAGATCGTCGCGACAGCACTGCCCCGGGTGCTCGGTGAACAACTCAGCGAGTCAAGGGAATTGGCGCGCGCCGCGTCGCTGCTGCGCCGTGTCGCCGAGTCGATTCCCAACGCCGACGGCCGGCCCCTCTACGCGGGCCACGCCGAACTGCCGTGGCCGGACGTTCCCGTCGTGCAGCTGTGGCACGCCATCACGTTGTTGCGCGAGTACCGCGGCGACGGGCACATCGCTGTCCTGGTCACCGAGGGACTGAGCGGACTGGAGGCGTTAATCACCCATACCGCAACGGGAATCGGCTTCAGCGCCGAATCCGCCAGGCGGTTGCGAGGGTGGAGCACCGACGAGTGGACTGCGGTCACCGAGGACTTGATTGCGCGCGGGATCATGCGCGCTGCAGGCGAGTTGTCGCCGGCCGGCACCGAACTCCGCTCCAAAATCGAGGATCTGACCGACGAGTTGGGATATGCGCCGTGGCGGGCATTGTCGGCGGATGAGGCCGACGAGCTGATCGGCTTCGCGGCGGTGATCCGTGAGGCCGTCCGGGCCGCGGAAGTGTTTCCCGCCGGGGTATTCGGTCCGCGGCACGGCCAGGCCCGCTAA
- the ligD gene encoding non-homologous end-joining DNA ligase: protein MARLKVEITHPDRVLFPADRITKGDVVDYYSEVADVMVPHLKGRPLTVQRFPRGIDQPGFIQQDFAGSMPDWMDSAQVSKEDGTVVHPVVEHREALVWLANQNCITLHSWQSRRGRLDTPDQLVFDLDPSGSEFPAVRATARALADVLDDLGLVPYLQTTGSRGLHVVVPVSGNTDFDTVRQFARDVADLVAADDPEHRTVEARKNKRGGRVYLDVMRNAYAQTAVAPYSIRARDGAPVATPLEWDELNTRGLRADRFTIRDLPKRLEGQRDPWADMHRHGRSLTRPRQRLSKWLGAHA from the coding sequence ATGGCTCGCTTGAAGGTCGAGATCACTCACCCGGACCGGGTGTTGTTCCCCGCCGACCGAATTACCAAGGGTGATGTCGTCGACTACTACTCCGAGGTGGCGGACGTGATGGTGCCGCATCTGAAGGGTCGACCGCTGACTGTTCAGCGGTTTCCGCGTGGGATCGACCAGCCGGGCTTCATCCAGCAGGACTTCGCCGGTTCGATGCCGGATTGGATGGACAGTGCGCAGGTCAGCAAGGAGGACGGCACGGTGGTCCATCCGGTGGTCGAACACCGGGAAGCGCTGGTGTGGCTCGCGAATCAGAACTGCATCACGCTGCATTCCTGGCAGTCACGTCGCGGGCGTCTGGACACACCGGACCAGCTGGTCTTCGACCTCGACCCGTCGGGAAGTGAGTTTCCCGCCGTGCGTGCCACAGCTCGCGCACTCGCGGATGTGCTCGACGATCTCGGGCTGGTGCCCTACCTGCAGACGACCGGATCACGCGGACTGCACGTGGTGGTACCAGTGAGCGGCAACACGGACTTCGATACCGTTCGCCAGTTCGCCCGTGACGTCGCGGATTTGGTGGCGGCCGACGATCCCGAGCATCGGACTGTCGAAGCCCGGAAGAACAAGCGCGGTGGCCGGGTCTACCTCGACGTCATGCGAAATGCCTACGCGCAGACCGCGGTCGCGCCGTACTCGATTCGGGCCCGGGACGGCGCGCCGGTGGCCACCCCGCTCGAATGGGACGAGCTGAATACCCGCGGCTTGCGGGCGGACCGGTTCACGATCCGCGACCTGCCGAAGCGGCTCGAGGGACAACGCGATCCGTGGGCGGACATGCACCGGCACGGCCGGTCGCTGACCCGCCCACGCCAGCGGCTGTCGAAATGGCTTGGCGCCCATGCCTGA